One Skermanella pratensis genomic window, GCCGTGAAGCTCCTCCACGCCCTGGCCACCGGCCGCCTTCTCCGCCTCAACCCAGCGCTGGCGGGCGAGGTGAGTTCTTCCGGCCACGGATGAACGGCGATCATCAAAGATAAATCGAAATCACCTTTTCTTGTCCGCGCGGATCTGTAGCCAATGTTATTCGAAGCTCCCCATGCCTGATGTGTCCCAAGCATCGTCAACGGAAGCCATAAGTTTCGTTTCCTGCCATCAGAGAACCTGCAGAAATCCAGGATCTATTCTGGAACTGCTTGCCCGAAAAATTTTGATTCTTGAAATCCTGAAATTCAAAGACAACTGGCAGGCCGTACCGTAGTATTGGAATTCGGAATCATGATCAAAACGGCTCTCTTTGCTTCTGCTGCTGCTATTGCCATGTCCTCATTCGCGGCAAGCGGCCATGCGCAGACGAATCCACAGACGCCCCAGGCAAACCAGAATTACTTCGAAGCTGACCCCGGATTCTATATCCGAGGCAGTCTCGGCTATTCCTGGTCAGCAAACGACGACATCGATTACTCGCCCCTTTGGGGCCTTGGCGTCGGCTACCGTTTCGATCCGAACTTCCGGGCGGACATCACGGTGGATTGGCGCGACCGCTACGTCGTCGAGGGGAGCAGCTTCAGCAGCTTCGACTCCGGGGTCGACAACCGCAGCTTCATGCTCAACGCCTATTACGACTTCGACCAGATCCCGGTCGTCCAGCTGCCGGGCGGCTTCAAGCCCTATGTGGGCGCCGGCGTCGGCTTCAGCCGGACCAGCGTCAACGACCAGATCATTCCCGGTGCTGGCGGCACCGTCGCCAGCATAAGCGGCTCGGACCGGACCCGGTTCGCCTGGCAGGGCATGGCCGGCGTGGGCTACCAGATGACCCAGGAGTTCGCCGTAGACCTGGGCTACCGCTATGCCCAGCTCGGCAAGGTGAGGGCAAGCTCGACGACGGCGGCGACCGGCTCGATCGACGAGGATCTGAACGTCCACGAACTCGTTCTCACCGCGCGCTACGGCTTCTAGGGTGGTGTCCGATCAGGTTGAACCGCTCCGGTCCACGCGGCCTGCCGTTCCACTCGCCGCGTTGCGTTGGGCTGTCCCGGCCCGATCAGCCTGGCCGGGCACTTCTCTAACGGAAACGGGCAGGGCGTTGACCGGCGCGCCCCGCCCGGATCCCCGGCCTCGCCGTGCTCAGATACCCTCGCCGCGGCCTTGGACCGCGTCGCTGGGGTATTTCAGCCCGGTGACCCGCTCGGCATAGCCGACCAGCTCGCCCACAGCCTCCTCGATGCCCAGCCGTCCCGTCTCGACCACCAGCTCGGCGGCCTGCGGCTCCTCGTAGGGGGCGGAGACGCCGGTGAATTCCGGGATCTCGCCGGCCCGCGCCTTGCGGTACAGTCCCTTGGGATCGCGCTGCTCGCAGGTGTCCAGGTCGGCCTTGACGTGGATCTCGTGGAACAGGTCGCCGCCGATCGCCCGGGCGCGCGCCCGGTCCTGCCGGGTGGGCGAGATCAGCGCCGTCACCACGATCATGCCGGCCTCGGCGAACAGCCGGGCGGCCTCGGCGACCCTGCGGATATTCTCCGACCGGTCGGCGGGCGAGAACCCCAGGTCGCCGTTCAGCCCCTGCCGCACGCCGTCGCCGTCCAGGACGTAGACCTGCCGGCCGCGCTCGAACAGCGTCCGTTCCAGTCCCATGGCCAGCGTCGACTTGCCGGCCCCGGACAGGCCGGTCAGCCACAGCACGGCGCCCCGGTGGCCGTTGGACAGCGCCCGCTCGTCCGGGCTCACCGCATGCTCGACCCGCTGGAGGTTCCGCTCGGCGACCGCGTCGGCCCCCGTCACGATGAACCCGCCGACCACGTCGTGGCCGTCCAGAAGCACCCCGCGGCCGGTGCGGGGCAGGTCGATTGCCAGGTCCACCGCCACCAGGCTCCGGCTGTGCAGCACCACGTTGGCGATCTCGTTGCGGCCGACCCGGTCGGCGGCCGCCACGCCCAGGTCGTCGATGTCCACCACCTCGACGATCTTCTCCACCGTCACGCGGTGCTCGGCGGTCGCCAGCTTGAGCGTATAGGCCCGGCCGGTCTCCAGCGGCTTGGAGGCCAGCCAGAACAGCCGCACGGTCAGCCGGTGGGCCTCGACCGGCCGCTCCGCCGGAAGGCTGGCGATGTGGCCGCGCTCGACGAAGATGCGCTGGTCCAGCGTGATCCCGACCGACTGGCCCGCCGCGGCGCTGATCGCGGGCGCCGCGTTCCACGCCTCGATGCCGACGACCTTGGCGGTGCGGTTGTTCGGCGCGAAATGCAGGGTGTCGCCGACCCGCAGCCGGCCGGTCTCGATCCGGCCCGCCAGGATGCGGCGCTCGTCCGGCTTGTAGACGTCCTGGATCGGCAGGCGCAGCGGCAGCTCGTCCTCCGGCGCCGCCGGCAGGAAGCCGTCCAGCGCCTCGATCACGGTCGGCCCGTCATACCAGGCCAGGTTCCCGCTGCGCGACGCGATGTTGTCGCCGTGGCGGGCGGAGACCGGCAGGATCACGCCCGGCGCCACGCCGATCCCGTTCAGGTAGGCCCGGATCTCGGCCGCGACATGGTCGAACCGCGCCTGCGAGAAATCCACCATGTCCATCTTGTTGACGATCACGGCGACCTGTTTCACCCCCAGCAGGTGCAGCAGGTAGGCGTGGCGGCGCGACTGCTCCAGGGCGCCCTCGCCGGCGTCGATCACCAGCAGGGCCGCGTCGGCGCTGGACGCGCCGGTCACCATGTTCTTCAGGAACTCGGTGTGGCCCGGCGCGTCGATGATCACGTAGGGACGGCGTTCCGTCTTGAAATGGATCTGCGTCGTGTCGATGGTGATGCCCTGGTCGCGCTCGGCCTGGAGCGCGTCCATCACGAACGACCACTCGAACGGCATGCCGCGCCGGCGGCTCATCTCGCGGACCGCCTCGACCTTGCCGTCGGGCAGGCTGCCGGTGTCGTTCAGCAGCCTGCCGATCAGGGTGGACTTGCCATGGTCGACGTGGCCGACGATGACGATGCGCGCCTGGCGGCGCTGGGATGCGGGAATCAAGGGGCTCATCTCACATGTAACCGGAACTGCGCAGGCGCTCGAAGGCGTCCTCGGTTTCATTGTCCATCGACCGGCCGGCCCGCTCGGGCGTGCGGGTCACTTCCAGCTCGGAGATGATCTCGTCGATGCTCGCGGCGCTGCTGTCCACCGGGAAGGTGATGTTCTTCTCGCCCAGCGACCGGTACCGCTTGCCCTCGCGGGCGAAGTACAGCGGCACGATGGGGATCTCCTCGCGCTTGGAATAGCGCCAGATGTCCAGCTCGGTCCAGTGCAGCAGCGGGTGGATGCGCACATGGGTGCCCTCGGCGAACCGGGTCTTGTAGTGGTCCCAGAACTCCGCCGGCTGGTCCTTGAAGTCCCAGGCGCCGTCCAGCGCGCGCGGGCTGAACACCCGCTCCTTGGCGCGGGTCGCCTGCTCGTCGCGGCGGATGCCGACCATGATGCCCTGGTACTGCTCGCGGCGGAGCAGGTTCTTCAGCCCCTCGGTCTTGCGGGCGGCGGCGCGGGTGGCCGGCGGCAGCGTCGGGTCCATCTCGCTTTCCGGCGGGCACTGCTCGATCACCAGGTCCAGGCCCCAGTCGCGCGTGACCATGTCGCGGAACTCGTAGACCTCCGGCAGTTCCATGCCGGTGTCGAGCTGCACCACGGGGAACGGCACCTTGCCGAAGAAGGCCTTGCGCGCCAGCCACAGCAGCACGTTGCTGTCCTTGCCGATCGACCACAGCGCGGCGAGGCGGTCGATCCGGTTGAACGCCTCGCGCAGGATATAGACGCTCTGGCTTTCCAGTTGGTCGAGGTCGGTCATCGTCCGAAGTTCCACCACAATCAAAATGGCCCGCTGGGTAACGGGCGGTGTCAGATGAAGGATACGTTGCGCGGCACGGCGCCCAGGTGGATGCCGCATTCCGTCTTGTTCAGCCCGGCCCAGCGGCCGGAGCGCGGGTCCTGGCCGGGAGCGACCCGGTCGGTGCAGGGCATGCAGCCGATCGACAGGAAGCCGTCGGCCTCCAGCGGGTGGCGCGGCAGGTCGCGGCGGTCGAACTCCGCCTGGATCATGTCGCGGGACCAGGTCGCCAGCGGGTTGACCTTGAAGCGGCCGTCGTCGTCCCGCTCGACCGCGTCCAGGGCCGCGCGGGTAGTCGCCTGGAAGCGCTTGCGGCCGGTGATCCAGGCGTCGAAGCCGCGCAGCGCGCGGTCCAGCGGGATCGTCTTGCGGACGTGGCAGCAGGCGTCCGGCGACGACTGCCACAGCAGCCCTTCCGGGTCCGCCGCCTTCAGCTCGGCCGGGTCGGGCTCGATCGTGCGGACGTCGGTCAGGCCGAGCCGCTTGATCAGCGTGTCGCGGTAGCGCAGGGTCTCGCCGAACAGCTTGCCGGTGTCCAGGAAGATCACGGGGATACCCGGATCCACCTCGGCCGCCAGGGCCAGCAGCACGGCGGCTTCCGTCCCGAAGGAGGAGACCAGGGCGATCCGCCCGCGGAATTCGTCCCGCACGAGCGGCCGAAGCAGTTCGGCCCCGGACAGGCCACCATAGCGCAGCTGGAGCGCATCGAGCCCGTCCGCCAAATGTGTTCTCGCCAGTCCGTCCATGTCCGAAACACAATCCACAAAATGTTGATGTATTTACTCTAGCTATTGCACGTTAGCGAGTCTGGAGAAAGCCCGCAACGCTTTTAACATGCGGCATTGAGTCATTCAGCATATCTACACGGAAATTCTGTGTTGAATTGGAAAATTTATGCACCTTATATGCTCGCACGGCCCCGATACCGCCCCTCATGCATGGATTAAAGCGTCAGTCGCCATGTCACAGTCCCAAGACCTCCCCGCGAAGAAGCCCGCCCCGACCCCGAAGCTTTCGCAGGTCGAAGGCGTCAAGCAGGCGAGCGCGCTGCTGCGCGGCAGCATCGCTGAGACGTTGAACAGCGACCTCGTGAAATTCACCGAGGACGAATATAACCTGCTGAAATTCCACGGGACCTATCAGGGATACGACCGCGACTCCGCGACCGAGCTGAAGCAGGCCAAGGCGGAGAAGAAGTGGGAGTTCATGGTCCGCGCCCGCATCCCTGCCGGCCGCCTGACCTCCCGGCAGTACCTGGACCTGGACGCCCTTGCCGATCGCCGCGCCAACCATACGATCCGGATCACGACCCGGCAGGCGATCCAGTTCCACGGCGTCGTCAAGTCCGACCTCAAGGGCACGATCGCCGACATCAACGCCACCATGATCACCACGCTGGGCGCGTGCGGCGACGTGGTCCGCAACGTCACGGCCATGCCCGCTCCCGTGCGCAGCCCGGTCACCGAGCGTCTGGCGGCGGATGCCAAGCGCATATCCGACCATCTGCTGCCGCATACCCGGGCCTACCACGAGATCTGGCTGGACGGCGAGCAGTTGCTGGGCGAGCCCGAGATCGAGCCGATCTACGGCACGACATACCTGCCCCGGAAGTTCAAGATCGGCCTCGGCGTGCCGGAGGACAATTCGGTCGACGTGCTGACCAACGACCTCGGCATCGTGGCATTGTACGAGGGCGACACCCTGGTCGGGTACAATTTCGCGGTCGGCGGCGGCCTGGGCATGACCCACAACAAGCCGAAGACCTATCCGAGGCTCGCCAGCTTCGTCGCCTTCGTCGAGCCCGACGACCTGATCAAGGCTGTCGAGGCCGTGGTCATCGTCCAGCGCGACCATGGCGACCGAACCAACCGCCGCCACGCCCGCCTGAAATACACCATCGACGAGCGCGGCCTGCCCTGGTTCAAGTCGGAGATGGAGCGCGTCCTGGGCCGCGCCCTGGAAGATCCGCGCCCGATGCCGCCGTTCCAGGTCGCCGACCATCTCGGCTGGCACGAGCAGGGCGACGGGCTGTGGTACCTGGGCCTCGCGATCCCCAGCGGCCGCATCCAGGACACCGACCCGGTCAAGCTGCGCACGGCGCTGCGCGAGGTCGCGGCCCGGTTCGAGCCAGCATTGGTGCTGATGCCGACCCAGGACCTGATCCTGGCCGACATCCGGGACGAGGACCGCGCCGGCATCGAGGAGACGCTGCGCGCCCACGGCGTCCGGTTCGCCGAGGAGTTGCTGCCGGTCCACCGCTGGTCGCTGGCCTGCCCGGCGCTGCCGACCTGCGGCCTGGCGCTGACCGAGGCGGAGCGGATCCGCACCCCGATGATCGACCGCATCGCCGAGGTCATGGCCCGCTACGGCCTCGCCCAGGAACGGCTGAGCATCCGCATCACCGGCTGCCCCAACGGCTGCGCCCGGCCCTATGCCGGCGACATCGGGCTGGTCGGCCGCATGCCCGGCCATTTCTCGCTCTATGTCGGCGGTGATTTCGAGTGCACCCGGTTGAATTGGAAGCTGCTCGACCGTGTTCCCGAGGACGACGTGCCGGAGACCCTGGCCCCGCTGTTCGCCGAGTTCGCGGCCCAGCGCGACCAGGGGGAAGGCTTCGGCGACTTCCTGAACCGCCTCGGCCTGGAGCGGGCGACCGCCCTGGTCAAGCCCGACGCCGCCGCCGCCGAGGGCAATGCTGGCGACCTGGTGGAGGCCGACTAGTGTTTCCCATCGTCCTGGACCTGGATCACGTCTCGGTCGCTCTGGTCGGCACCGGGCAACTGGCGGCCAAGCGGCTGCAGCAGCTGGACCAGGCCGGGGCGAGGCGGCTGACCGTCTTCTCCGAAGCGCCCGACGCGCCCCTGGCGGCGCTGGCCGGCGAGCGGCTGATTCGCCGCCTGCCGACCGACGGCGACCTGGCCGCCTTCCAGGTGATCTACATCGTCGACCTCGATCCCGGCGCCGCGGCCGACCTGGCCGCGCGCTGCCGGGCGCTCGGCCGCCTGGTCAATGTGGAGGACGTCAAGCACCTGTGCGACTTCCACACGCCGTCCCAGGTCCGCCGCGGCGACCTGCTGCTCTCCATCTCGACCGGCGGCAAGAGCCCCGGCCTGGCGCAGCGCCTCCGCCGCTACCTGGAAGACCTGTTCCAGCCGGACTGGGAAGACCATCTGGACGAGCTGGCCCGCGCCCGAGCCCACTGGCGGGCGGAGGGCGCCGACATGCGGACGGTGGCCCGGCGCACCGAGGAAATGATCGAGAAGCGGGGCTGGCTGCGCTGAGCGGCCTGTTGAGTCGGGCACCGGAGCGAATCACCTGAAGGTTGTTTCGGTAGCCCTATCGTTTTAGACTGCCCCGGCGATCCGATCACGGTCAACACGGCCCGGGCAGAGAACAACGATCATGTATGCCCATCCCCAGCACGGCGGCGGCACTCGAATGAAGGACCTGCGGAAGGCGGGCGGCGCCTGGCTGAAGCAGTGCCGGCTGCACCGGGGCCTGACGCAGCTGCAGGTCGCCGAGGCCGTGGGGCTGGAGAACTACACCATGATTTCGATGATCGAGTCGGGCCGGGGCAGGATACCCCCTGAATCCTACCGGGCCTGGGCCGCGGTCATGGGCTTGACGCCGCAGGAATTCGTCCGGGAGATCATGAAGCATTACGATCCCGTGACGTACGAGATCCTGTTCCATCCCGACTGAGCCGGCCGAAGCCGGCGCTGCCATGATTCCTGCGGATTCGATATCGGCCGGAGCCCGTGTGCTCCCGCGCGCCGAACAGCGCGACGTGGCACATGGCGATCCTTCGGTCTCCTCACCCTGAAAAGTTCTCGAAATCCACAGGAAACATCGAACCGCCTTTTTTTGGCAGACATCCTCGGCGAAGAAAGCAAATCAGGCACCCGGTACCAATACGATGCTGATCGCATTCAGTATCGGGCCAATCAATGCTCCAGCCCCTGTAGGTCGGGTATAGCGGAGCGGCACCCGACAAGCAGTCGCGCCGATGCCGGGTGCCGCTCCGCTATACCCGACCTGCGATCGAAAGCGCATTGCTCATTGATCTACCTGAAGCTTTGTCTTTTGAACGCATCTCTGTACATGTTCAGTCTTACTCCTTGCTTGCCCATTCCCAAAGCACCGAAGAATTTTACAGCGGACAACCCGCGAAGAAACATTGTTTCCTTAGGAATTTCTGACACAGAAACATCTCGAATGCAGTCAAAAGGTGAGGAACATCTTTATGTTCGTTAACTAGTTGTGGTTCTGGAGCCACATATAAGCGACTTGCTGACAAGAATTTCACTTTGGGGCTTGAGCATCCTTACCTACTCCGATATGGTTTCCTCACATACGGGTTAACCTGTTAGGTCGGAAGAGCAAAAGAGACCTGATTGGGACACCTCGATGAAGGAAACCCGCCCAAGACTTCTCCATCGCCGATCAGGAAACCACGGAGGTCAAATCGCAAACCAGAGTGCTTGTGATGCATAGTGCGGATATGACTTTTATAATAACGTGTATTACTTAAGTTAAACAATAAACATCAAATCCGCTCCAATCATCGTAAACAAAAAATTAGTAAATCGTCGATAGAACAGCATTCAATTCATGGTCAAACGACAGCGTTGTACCTGAGGAACTGAAGTCACACACCTTCACTGTAAATCAAATACCCCTCTTTCAAAGGTCGCAGTGCTCTAATCCGACCGAAACGCCTCGATCCGCGCGAATATCAAAGGCGACGATCCGTGCGCCGCCTTCGATATCCGTACGGTAAAACCAAAAACCTTACGGATCGCTGCCTCTCCCGTACTGAAGTGACGGGTGCGGGGGAGTGGAGATTGGGGACCCGCCCTTGGGTCTTCCTGCTAGAGCATTACCCAGCCTGTCTCTAAGAGGCGAAATCGTGGCAACACTCGACGAAACCAAGACCAGCATCAACACGTGCTACGAGACTATTCTCCAGCGCATCCACTCCGACATCGAAGTCAACAGCTGGACTACGCCGGTTAACTCGGGAGCTCTGACGCTCGATCGGGTCCGTGAGAGCTTTAACAACTCGCTAGAGGCTCAGAACGTCAACAGCGTGATCCGTCTGTATCAGGCGGCCTTCGGTCGCGTTCCGGACGTCAACTCCGGCCTGTCGATGGAGCGGATCGCCGACGGTTTCGTCAACTCTCGGGAGTTCATGGACCGCTACGGCAGCAAGGATGTCACCCAGGCGTTCGTAACCTCGGCGTACTTCCAGGTTCTGGGGCGCGTCCCGGATGCGGGTGGCCTGGCGCACTGGACGACCTCCGGCCTGAACGCCGCCAAGCGCAGCGAGGACTGCAGCGGCAACCTGTTCGAGTACGGCCCGCAGCCCCAGTCGCAGCCCGTCGGCCAGACCTTCACACTCACTGACGGTGCGTTCCCTCGTGCGGATCTCCAAGGCGGCTATGCCGACACCGCCTTCGACATCCGCGCGGCGAAACTGACCCCCGCCTGGATGATCCCTGCCTCCCCCGCATCGATGTCGACCGCGGGTGTGGGGGAGTGGAGATGAAGACCCTCCCCGGGTCCTTCCGGTAAAGCTTTACCAAAACTGTCTCTAAGAGGCTCAATCGTGGCTAATTCTGAAACTATCAACTTTTTCTACGAGCACATTCTCCAGCGGATCCCGTCCGCCGCCGAAGTCGCCAGCTGGGAAGCGCCGCTCAACTCGGGCGCTCTGAACATCGAGCAGGTCAAGGTGGCGTTCCTCAACTCGGCCGAGGCTCAGCACGTTCACGCGGTCGTCCGCCTGTACCAGGCGGCTTTCGGTCGCGTTCCCGACGAGGGCGGTCTGAAGTACTGGGTCAGCTCCGGCAAGTCGATGGGCGAGATCGCCGACGGCTTCGCCAATTCCCCGGAGTTCACCAACCGCTACGGCAGCAGCAACGTCAGCGAGGCGTTCGTCACCTCACTGTACTACAACGTGCTGGGCCGTGCTCCGGACGCCGGCGGACTGGTGGGCTGGACGAACTCCGGCCTGAGCGCCGCTCAGATCCTGGCCGGCTTCTCCGAATCGGCCGAGTTCAAGATCAAGACCACCACCGCAACCTACGTCTTCCTGGACAACGCCGCCAAGGGCGAGGAAAGCTACACGGGTGGTCTGTTCGACCGTATGCCGGCCCAGCCTCAGCCGGAGCCCGTTGGTCAGACCTTCACGCTCACTCAGAGTGTGGATACCTTTGTCGGCAATGACGGTACTGACACGATCAATGGCCTGCTGAACATCGACGGCATCAACACGCTGAACGCCCTGGACAGCATCGACGGCGGCAACGGTGTCGACACCCTGAACATTTCGATGGGCGGTGCCAATTCCGGACTTCCGGTTTCCGCCTCGATCAAGAACGTCGAGATCATCAACCTGGTCAGCGACGGCGGTAAGCTGGGCGGGACCGGTGGCACCGTTGACGCTTCCCGTTTCGTCGGCGCCCAGCAGATCTGGCAGATCGACGCCGCGAATAATGTCACCAAGCTGGCGTCCAGCACCACGGCGGGCTTCAAGGGCGTTGTCGCCGACGCCGCCGCGAACCTGAAGGTGTCCGCGGCTGCGACCGCTGCTTCGGTTTCGATCGCTCTCGACAATGTCATTGGTGACGGTAACAACGTCTCCCGACTGTCGGTCGACGGCGCCGCGCTGAACAACGTCGCGATTTCCGGTTCGCTCGCCCCGACGGAAGAGGGTGAGGACGAAGCCTCCCTCACGCTGGGTGTGACGGTTGGCAAGGATGCGAGCGGCAAGGACCTGAGCACGCTGACGGTCAACACCTCGGTCGACACTTCCCTGAACGTCACCGGCGCAATCACCACCCTCGCCGCCGGCGAAAGCACTGGCGGGATCACCTACGCCGGCGCCCCCACCGTGTCGAGCATCACGACCGGTTCCGGGAACGATGACGTTTCGATCGGTTTTGCGACGGCCAAGGCGACCAGCACTGTCGCTGCGAAAGACGCTTTTGTTTACACCGCCAACGGCGACGATCTGATTACCGTCAACACCACCGGCTCCGGTACGACCAAGGTGGATGGTGGCCACGGCGATAACACCTTCGTGGTCGGTGCTAATGCCGATGTTGACGCCAAGCTGGAAGTGATCAGCGGCGACGGTATCGACACCGTCAGCATTCTGGGGCGTAGCGGAACGGTCGACGTCAGTGTCGGAAAGGGCAATGACAACGTGACGATCGGTTCTGGTTACAAGACCATTACCGTCAATGCCGGCGAGGGCAACGATATCGTCCACGTCATGGACGCTGACCATGAAGGCTATCGTTCGCTGACCGACAAGGATGTTCTGGACGGCGGCGAAGGGATTGACACCATCGTGGTCGGGGCGTCGGCGATGGTTAACTCGGGCGACTATGATCGACTCGCGAACCTGACCACCTTTGAACACCTGCGGTTCGTAGGCCCCATCGGCACCGAGGAAGTGGCACTCGATGCGGCTGAACTCAGGAACTTCTCGCAGATCGAAGTGACCGGTCAGTACATCGGCGATGGCAACGAAGGAGTGTCTGTCGCCTCCTACGTCAAGAACGTGTCGGCCGACCAGACTATCGTCGTCTACGGCAATGAGGGTTTCGGCCCGGGATCTTTCGGCCTAGCTCACGTCTTCGCCGAAGGCTACGACACCGATGCTATTGACTACAATGCCGCGGCGGGCGTGCTGAACTTGAAGGTTCAGGACAGCGTCTCAGGCATTGGTGTTTTTGCCAAGTCCGTGAACCTGACCGTGGAAGCCACCACTGAAGGCGGTATGGTTGCGGCTGTCATCGGCAACGTTGAAGGCA contains:
- the cysD gene encoding sulfate adenylyltransferase subunit CysD, with translation MTDLDQLESQSVYILREAFNRIDRLAALWSIGKDSNVLLWLARKAFFGKVPFPVVQLDTGMELPEVYEFRDMVTRDWGLDLVIEQCPPESEMDPTLPPATRAAARKTEGLKNLLRREQYQGIMVGIRRDEQATRAKERVFSPRALDGAWDFKDQPAEFWDHYKTRFAEGTHVRIHPLLHWTELDIWRYSKREEIPIVPLYFAREGKRYRSLGEKNITFPVDSSAASIDEIISELEVTRTPERAGRSMDNETEDAFERLRSSGYM
- a CDS encoding DUF4214 domain-containing protein, with the translated sequence MANSETINFFYEHILQRIPSAAEVASWEAPLNSGALNIEQVKVAFLNSAEAQHVHAVVRLYQAAFGRVPDEGGLKYWVSSGKSMGEIADGFANSPEFTNRYGSSNVSEAFVTSLYYNVLGRAPDAGGLVGWTNSGLSAAQILAGFSESAEFKIKTTTATYVFLDNAAKGEESYTGGLFDRMPAQPQPEPVGQTFTLTQSVDTFVGNDGTDTINGLLNIDGINTLNALDSIDGGNGVDTLNISMGGANSGLPVSASIKNVEIINLVSDGGKLGGTGGTVDASRFVGAQQIWQIDAANNVTKLASSTTAGFKGVVADAAANLKVSAAATAASVSIALDNVIGDGNNVSRLSVDGAALNNVAISGSLAPTEEGEDEASLTLGVTVGKDASGKDLSTLTVNTSVDTSLNVTGAITTLAAGESTGGITYAGAPTVSSITTGSGNDDVSIGFATAKATSTVAAKDAFVYTANGDDLITVNTTGSGTTKVDGGHGDNTFVVGANADVDAKLEVISGDGIDTVSILGRSGTVDVSVGKGNDNVTIGSGYKTITVNAGEGNDIVHVMDADHEGYRSLTDKDVLDGGEGIDTIVVGASAMVNSGDYDRLANLTTFEHLRFVGPIGTEEVALDAAELRNFSQIEVTGQYIGDGNEGVSVASYVKNVSADQTIVVYGNEGFGPGSFGLAHVFAEGYDTDAIDYNAAAGVLNLKVQDSVSGIGVFAKSVNLTVEATTEGGMVAAVIGNVEGNTTSIKSDIDSATINLVSTVDAETEISHVAQAWVQSADAGTGFTSLTIKGTGSAWVDNQDGKLTSIDASQLGGTDSDGTPFGGLSFNGEASVKENIKLGSGIDDLTISSRAGNASLDKMDTITGFKLVMNEDGTDFAVGSDRFKLNFGEYVNLDAEGDDLPGDEYWSTDGFQTSATKFVAYTFNSAPTSLGAALNTVSALTEKAVVFKYGNDSYIYAENETGGTVNGNFEASDMLVKLVGITDVDALAKAASLSFLND
- a CDS encoding outer membrane protein, encoding MSSFAASGHAQTNPQTPQANQNYFEADPGFYIRGSLGYSWSANDDIDYSPLWGLGVGYRFDPNFRADITVDWRDRYVVEGSSFSSFDSGVDNRSFMLNAYYDFDQIPVVQLPGGFKPYVGAGVGFSRTSVNDQIIPGAGGTVASISGSDRTRFAWQGMAGVGYQMTQEFAVDLGYRYAQLGKVRASSTTAATGSIDEDLNVHELVLTARYGF
- a CDS encoding precorrin-2 dehydrogenase/sirohydrochlorin ferrochelatase family protein — translated: MFPIVLDLDHVSVALVGTGQLAAKRLQQLDQAGARRLTVFSEAPDAPLAALAGERLIRRLPTDGDLAAFQVIYIVDLDPGAAADLAARCRALGRLVNVEDVKHLCDFHTPSQVRRGDLLLSISTGGKSPGLAQRLRRYLEDLFQPDWEDHLDELARARAHWRAEGADMRTVARRTEEMIEKRGWLR
- a CDS encoding NADPH-dependent assimilatory sulfite reductase hemoprotein subunit translates to MSQSQDLPAKKPAPTPKLSQVEGVKQASALLRGSIAETLNSDLVKFTEDEYNLLKFHGTYQGYDRDSATELKQAKAEKKWEFMVRARIPAGRLTSRQYLDLDALADRRANHTIRITTRQAIQFHGVVKSDLKGTIADINATMITTLGACGDVVRNVTAMPAPVRSPVTERLAADAKRISDHLLPHTRAYHEIWLDGEQLLGEPEIEPIYGTTYLPRKFKIGLGVPEDNSVDVLTNDLGIVALYEGDTLVGYNFAVGGGLGMTHNKPKTYPRLASFVAFVEPDDLIKAVEAVVIVQRDHGDRTNRRHARLKYTIDERGLPWFKSEMERVLGRALEDPRPMPPFQVADHLGWHEQGDGLWYLGLAIPSGRIQDTDPVKLRTALREVAARFEPALVLMPTQDLILADIRDEDRAGIEETLRAHGVRFAEELLPVHRWSLACPALPTCGLALTEAERIRTPMIDRIAEVMARYGLAQERLSIRITGCPNGCARPYAGDIGLVGRMPGHFSLYVGGDFECTRLNWKLLDRVPEDDVPETLAPLFAEFAAQRDQGEGFGDFLNRLGLERATALVKPDAAAAEGNAGDLVEAD
- a CDS encoding DUF4214 domain-containing protein; the encoded protein is MATLDETKTSINTCYETILQRIHSDIEVNSWTTPVNSGALTLDRVRESFNNSLEAQNVNSVIRLYQAAFGRVPDVNSGLSMERIADGFVNSREFMDRYGSKDVTQAFVTSAYFQVLGRVPDAGGLAHWTTSGLNAAKRSEDCSGNLFEYGPQPQSQPVGQTFTLTDGAFPRADLQGGYADTAFDIRAAKLTPAWMIPASPASMSTAGVGEWR
- a CDS encoding phosphoadenylyl-sulfate reductase, which codes for MADGLDALQLRYGGLSGAELLRPLVRDEFRGRIALVSSFGTEAAVLLALAAEVDPGIPVIFLDTGKLFGETLRYRDTLIKRLGLTDVRTIEPDPAELKAADPEGLLWQSSPDACCHVRKTIPLDRALRGFDAWITGRKRFQATTRAALDAVERDDDGRFKVNPLATWSRDMIQAEFDRRDLPRHPLEADGFLSIGCMPCTDRVAPGQDPRSGRWAGLNKTECGIHLGAVPRNVSFI
- a CDS encoding helix-turn-helix domain-containing protein encodes the protein MKDLRKAGGAWLKQCRLHRGLTQLQVAEAVGLENYTMISMIESGRGRIPPESYRAWAAVMGLTPQEFVREIMKHYDPVTYEILFHPD
- the cysC gene encoding adenylyl-sulfate kinase; amino-acid sequence: MSPLIPASQRRQARIVIVGHVDHGKSTLIGRLLNDTGSLPDGKVEAVREMSRRRGMPFEWSFVMDALQAERDQGITIDTTQIHFKTERRPYVIIDAPGHTEFLKNMVTGASSADAALLVIDAGEGALEQSRRHAYLLHLLGVKQVAVIVNKMDMVDFSQARFDHVAAEIRAYLNGIGVAPGVILPVSARHGDNIASRSGNLAWYDGPTVIEALDGFLPAAPEDELPLRLPIQDVYKPDERRILAGRIETGRLRVGDTLHFAPNNRTAKVVGIEAWNAAPAISAAAGQSVGITLDQRIFVERGHIASLPAERPVEAHRLTVRLFWLASKPLETGRAYTLKLATAEHRVTVEKIVEVVDIDDLGVAAADRVGRNEIANVVLHSRSLVAVDLAIDLPRTGRGVLLDGHDVVGGFIVTGADAVAERNLQRVEHAVSPDERALSNGHRGAVLWLTGLSGAGKSTLAMGLERTLFERGRQVYVLDGDGVRQGLNGDLGFSPADRSENIRRVAEAARLFAEAGMIVVTALISPTRQDRARARAIGGDLFHEIHVKADLDTCEQRDPKGLYRKARAGEIPEFTGVSAPYEEPQAAELVVETGRLGIEEAVGELVGYAERVTGLKYPSDAVQGRGEGI